In the genome of Pseudorasbora parva isolate DD20220531a chromosome 10, ASM2467924v1, whole genome shotgun sequence, one region contains:
- the LOC137090776 gene encoding uncharacterized protein, whose translation MVTRNLDVEEGLVNGSFGKVSNIVRKTKDGTETVQMLGLTLDNPNAGKNHRRKVQGEDDDLVYIERSEESLRKGVVRRQFPIKLAYACTAHKVQGMTMQSAVVSLKKIFEPGMAYVALSRTTSLRGLHITDFNEKKIYADSAVTASLRNMTRASFGGIMPLLQKTRETEVDQHFKIIHHNTEGLSSHIEDIRRHHELLLADILCMTETHLTGSFISPHLQLQGYNAFMRNRQVSYSTHQEIAKKDGGGVVIFCKEHISAQPRQFIQNVTDLEFVVIKVDSPVQLTIAAVYRPPSYSLKDFLDNVKSLLDYLEIAEKHPVIVCGDFNEDLLGTGKKAVLELFQSKGYAQLITTATTKKRTLLDHIYISHPDLCLQAGVLHSYHSYHNPVYCILRT comes from the coding sequence ATGGTGACCAGGAACCTGGACGTTGAGGAGGGACTCGTGAACGGATCATTCGGGAAGGTTTCAAATATTGTCCGTAAGACAAAAGATGGAACCGAGACCGTTCAGATGCTTGGACTGACGCTGGACAACCCGAACGCCGGCAAGAATCACCGCAGAAAGGTGCAAGGTGAAGACGACGACCTGGTGTACATCGAGAGGTCCGAGGAAAGCCTGAGGAAAGGAGTGGTTCGTCGCCAGTTCCCCATCAAGTTGGCCTACGCCTGCACGGCTCACAAAGTTCAAGGGATGACCATGCAGAGTGCCGTAGTGTCGCTTAAGAAGATTTTCGAGCCGGGAATGGCCTACGTCGCGCTCAGCAGGACGACCTCGCTCCGTGGACTGCACATCACGGACTTCAACGAGAAAAAGATTTATGCTGATTCTGCGGTCACGGCCTCGTTACGGAATATGACACGAGCGTCGTTTGGCGGAATCATGCCGCTTTTACAGAAGACGAGGGAGACGGAAGTGGATCAACACTTCAAAATCATCCATCACAACACGGAGGGACTGTCATCCCACATCGAGGATATCCGAAGACACCACGAACTGCTTTTGGCAGATATTCTTTGCATGACGGAAACTCACCTGACCGGATCGTTCATTTCACCCCATCTGCAACTGCAAGGATACAACGCATTTATGCGAAATAGGCAAGTCTCCTACTCGACGCACCAAGAAATTGCAAAGAAAGATGGAGGTGGCGTTGTCATATTTTGTAAAGAGCATATTTCAGCTCAGCCTCGgcaatttatacaaaatgtgACCGATCTGGAGTTTGTCGTCATCAAAGTGGATAGTCCCGTCCAATTGACGATCGCCGCCGTCTACCGGCCACCGAGCTATAGTCTCAAAGACTTTTTGGACAATGTGAAGAGCCTTTTAGATTATTTGGAGATAGCGGAAAAACATCCCGTCATTGTCTGTGGCGACTTCAACGAGGACCTCTTGGGTACAGGGAAAAAAGCGGTTTTGGAATTGTTCCAGTCAAAGGGATACGCGcaactgatcaccacagcaacgaccaaaaaacgcacactcctggatcacaTCTAcatctctcatccggatttgtgccttcaggcgggtgtgttacatagttatcatagctatcataacccggtgtactgtattttgcgtacgtga